In Bacteroidota bacterium, a single window of DNA contains:
- a CDS encoding bifunctional UDP-3-O-[3-hydroxymyristoyl] N-acetylglucosamine deacetylase/3-hydroxyacyl-ACP dehydratase, whose product MNPKQTTLAGKVTLSGIGLHTGKEATLVLNPAEANFGYKFKRVDLPGQPIIDANCDLVVETARGTTLEENGARIATVEHTLATLVGLEIDNCLIEVDGPECPILDGSARLLIEAIDKIGIIELAEDREYFEIPQNIHYNDTNNKVEMVAMPLDSYRLTVMVDYNSHILGTQHATITGLKEFRREIGPCRTFCFLHEIEAMAKANLVKGGSLDNAIVIVDRPVEQEELNNLAKLFNKDKIEVKKEGILNNLDLRFQNEPARHKLLDLIGDLALVGKPLKAQIMAARPGHASNVAFAKKIKAEMKRIEKRALTEVPYYNPSEKPLLDHKDIMRILPHKHPFLLVDKVLRMDATTVIAVKNVSADQYFFQGHFPGDPIYPGVLLIETMAQAGGILILGDKEDPESYGTYFLKIENAKFKEKVVPGDTLILKLELTEPVRRGICQMKGRAWVGEKLVCESEMMAQVVKTK is encoded by the coding sequence ATGAACCCAAAACAGACAACACTTGCAGGGAAGGTTACACTTTCAGGAATTGGTTTGCACACAGGAAAAGAAGCTACTTTGGTTTTGAATCCTGCTGAAGCTAATTTTGGCTATAAATTCAAACGTGTGGATTTGCCGGGTCAGCCTATTATTGATGCAAATTGCGACTTGGTGGTGGAAACCGCACGAGGAACAACACTTGAGGAAAACGGTGCACGTATTGCGACTGTTGAACATACGCTGGCTACGTTGGTTGGCTTGGAGATAGACAACTGTCTGATTGAGGTTGATGGACCTGAATGCCCGATTTTGGACGGAAGTGCCAGACTGCTCATTGAGGCTATTGATAAAATTGGTATTATTGAACTTGCAGAAGACAGAGAATATTTTGAAATACCCCAAAATATTCATTATAATGATACAAATAACAAAGTCGAGATGGTAGCAATGCCTTTGGATAGCTATCGTCTTACTGTAATGGTAGATTATAACTCGCATATATTGGGAACCCAACATGCCACTATCACCGGGCTCAAAGAATTTAGAAGAGAAATAGGACCTTGCAGAACATTTTGTTTCCTGCATGAAATTGAAGCTATGGCAAAAGCCAATCTTGTCAAAGGCGGAAGCTTGGATAATGCGATTGTAATTGTTGATAGACCCGTTGAACAAGAAGAACTTAATAATCTTGCCAAACTTTTTAATAAGGATAAAATTGAAGTTAAAAAGGAAGGAATTTTAAATAATCTTGATTTGAGATTCCAAAATGAACCAGCACGTCACAAGTTGCTCGATTTGATTGGAGATTTAGCTTTGGTGGGTAAGCCGCTCAAAGCACAAATCATGGCTGCCAGACCCGGACACGCATCCAATGTTGCCTTTGCAAAAAAAATTAAGGCAGAAATGAAAAGAATTGAAAAAAGAGCATTGACCGAAGTGCCTTATTATAATCCTTCCGAAAAACCGCTTTTAGACCATAAAGATATTATGAGGATTCTGCCCCACAAACATCCTTTTTTATTGGTTGACAAAGTGCTGAGAATGGATGCTACTACTGTGATTGCTGTAAAAAATGTGAGTGCAGACCAATATTTCTTTCAAGGACATTTTCCCGGAGACCCAATCTATCCCGGAGTACTCTTAATTGAAACGATGGCTCAAGCAGGTGGTATTTTAATTCTGGGAGACAAGGAAGACCCTGAGAGCTATGGTACTTATTTTCTCAAAATCGAAAATGCTAAATTCAAAGAGAAGGTTGTGCCGGGAGATACACTCATACTTAAACTTGAACTAACAGAGCCTGTAAGAAGAGGGATTTGTCAAATGAAGGGAAGGGCATGGGTAGGAGAAAAACTTGTATGCGAATCTGAAATGATGGCGCAGGTTGTAAAAACTAAATAA
- the lpxA gene encoding acyl-ACP--UDP-N-acetylglucosamine O-acyltransferase: MIQPLAYVHPQANIDDNVVIDPFVTIHRDVEIGAGTHIMSGAVIFPGSRIGKNCKIFPGASIGAIPQDLKYNGEETYAIIGDNTIVRECATVNKGTTALGRTEVGSNCLLMAYSHVAHDCIVGNNCILANTVQLAGHVVIADFVIIGGMSAVYQFVHIGQHVMIAGGCMVRKDVPPYTKAGRQPVAYEGVNSVGLRRRGFASEKINEIQDIYRTLYLRGNNTQKALAIIENEKPVSPERDEILQFIRESEGGIMRGYSSKRM, encoded by the coding sequence ATGATACAACCTTTAGCGTATGTTCATCCGCAAGCAAATATTGATGATAATGTAGTTATAGATCCTTTTGTAACCATTCATAGAGACGTTGAGATTGGAGCAGGAACACATATTATGTCGGGAGCTGTTATTTTCCCCGGTTCCAGAATCGGGAAAAATTGCAAAATATTCCCGGGAGCTTCTATCGGTGCAATACCTCAAGATTTAAAATATAATGGTGAAGAAACCTATGCTATTATTGGAGATAATACCATTGTTAGAGAATGTGCCACTGTTAATAAAGGTACAACGGCATTAGGTAGAACAGAAGTGGGAAGTAACTGTTTATTGATGGCATATTCGCATGTGGCGCATGATTGTATTGTTGGAAATAACTGTATTTTGGCTAATACCGTACAATTAGCAGGGCATGTTGTAATTGCAGATTTTGTTATTATTGGTGGCATGAGTGCTGTTTACCAGTTTGTCCATATTGGACAGCACGTGATGATAGCCGGAGGTTGTATGGTCAGAAAAGACGTGCCTCCCTATACCAAAGCCGGTCGCCAACCTGTTGCTTATGAAGGTGTGAATTCGGTGGGGCTGAGACGCAGAGGTTTTGCTTCTGAAAAAATTAATGAGATTCAGGATATTTACCGAACGCTCTATTTGCGAGGCAATAATACTCAAAAGGCACTCGCTATTATTGAAAATGAGAAGCCTGTCAGTCCCGAGAGAGATGAAATTTTGCAATTTATCAGAGAATCGGAAGGGGGTATTATGAGAGGATATTCTTCTAAACGCATGTAA
- the lpxD gene encoding UDP-3-O-(3-hydroxymyristoyl)glucosamine N-acyltransferase: MNNPSIEDIVSLVGGKLEGKTGRTIDGVAGIEEATATKLSFISNPKYIQKIKTTRAGAVIVHHDLQLGEYPEDITIIRTQDPYLAFCMVLDRFFNPLQFRIGIEEQTFIHKNTRIASSCYIGSFSYISEAAVLDENVQIYPHVFIGKNVKIGRNTIIFPGVSLYDETEIGEHCIIHSGTVIGSDGFGHAPLPDGSYAKIPQVGRVVIGNHVEIGANCAIDRATLGETRIEDGTKLDNLVHIAHNVKIGKHNVIAGQTGVSGSTTLGNYCMVGGQVGFAGHIQIANKSRFGAQSGVPASIHEEGKDWMGTPIMPLKDNLKAMVISKNLPKLEERVRQLENIIKELTTKVK, from the coding sequence ATGAACAACCCGTCAATTGAAGATATAGTTTCTCTGGTAGGTGGAAAATTAGAAGGGAAAACAGGCCGGACTATTGACGGGGTTGCCGGTATTGAGGAGGCAACAGCAACAAAGCTTTCATTTATTTCAAACCCCAAATACATACAAAAAATCAAAACAACTCGTGCAGGTGCTGTTATTGTTCATCATGATTTGCAACTGGGCGAATATCCTGAAGATATTACCATTATTCGTACTCAAGACCCTTATTTAGCTTTTTGTATGGTACTTGATAGATTCTTTAACCCTTTGCAATTTCGCATAGGAATTGAAGAACAGACCTTTATCCATAAAAACACCCGAATAGCTTCTTCATGCTATATAGGCTCTTTTAGTTATATTTCAGAAGCTGCCGTCCTTGACGAAAATGTTCAGATTTATCCTCATGTTTTTATTGGGAAGAATGTAAAAATAGGTAGAAATACGATTATTTTTCCGGGAGTATCCCTTTATGATGAAACAGAAATAGGAGAGCATTGTATCATCCATTCCGGAACAGTTATTGGCTCTGATGGTTTCGGACATGCTCCATTGCCCGATGGGTCTTATGCAAAAATCCCACAAGTGGGTAGAGTTGTGATAGGAAATCATGTGGAAATTGGTGCTAATTGCGCAATTGACAGAGCTACATTGGGTGAAACACGTATTGAGGACGGAACTAAATTGGACAATCTTGTACATATTGCTCATAATGTAAAAATTGGCAAGCACAATGTAATTGCCGGTCAAACAGGTGTGTCAGGAAGCACTACATTGGGCAACTATTGTATGGTAGGAGGACAAGTCGGGTTTGCAGGTCATATTCAAATTGCCAACAAATCAAGATTTGGTGCCCAATCCGGAGTGCCGGCTTCTATTCATGAAGAAGGCAAAGACTGGATGGGTACGCCTATTATGCCATTGAAAGATAATTTGAAAGCAATGGTAATATCCAAAAATTTGCCCAAACTCGAAGAAAGAGTCAGACAACTTGAAAATATTATTAAAGAACTTACTACAAAGGTAAAATGA
- a CDS encoding ATP-binding cassette domain-containing protein: protein MQLVVDKITKSYQGKILFRDKSFSLNLGDKVAIIGKNGSGKTTLIKILMGYTKPDLGEVYWLSDKGEKLTIDYKDFALAGIQQQLFDDLTVADAIYYHFKFREPIHDQYYEVLNNVFSQNLFSKKINQLSAGWLNRLKLLLAILTKSQVLILDEPFSNMDTEGIELTSKIILDNLSERTLVVAGNREDELALCDSRIQLT from the coding sequence ATGCAGTTAGTAGTAGATAAAATAACCAAGTCGTACCAAGGTAAAATCCTGTTCAGAGATAAAAGTTTTTCCTTGAATCTTGGTGATAAAGTTGCAATCATTGGGAAAAACGGTTCAGGCAAAACCACGCTAATTAAAATTTTGATGGGATATACCAAGCCTGACTTAGGAGAAGTCTATTGGTTAAGTGACAAGGGTGAAAAATTAACCATTGATTACAAGGATTTTGCACTTGCAGGTATTCAGCAGCAATTATTTGATGATTTAACTGTAGCAGATGCCATATATTACCATTTCAAATTCAGAGAGCCCATTCATGACCAATACTACGAGGTTTTAAATAATGTGTTCTCTCAAAATCTATTCTCTAAAAAAATCAATCAACTGTCGGCAGGTTGGCTCAATAGACTTAAACTCTTGCTGGCTATTTTGACAAAATCTCAAGTGCTTATACTGGACGAGCCTTTTTCAAATATGGATACAGAAGGGATTGAGTTAACTAGCAAAATAATTTTAGACAATCTAAGCGAAAGGACGTTGGTGGTTGCGGGCAACAGAGAGGATGAACTCGCATTGTGTGATTCCCGGATTCAACTAACTTAG
- a CDS encoding sulfatase-like hydrolase/transferase: MSFLIKYSYIFLLYPIFILWYVVTQDTSAYFLPERLIFLHLLLYSIAFFLPFRAVKFVYILIIYLLNLTLIFFEAGYMYLYKDELTSSVIFILLETNVSEAREYLHVYFTSPVIRLLLIFLIPSIMILWSVNRAIYRFSAKSYAYDIVQLTKKSGQLLKWGITIKHSIFSSISVYFQNIAKHIVSHGIFYKWTIAFTVFVSALFIYIKAEHFKHHILYAMEDGYEQYKQEIQKYKNFLNNSQNSPYIKSVKKEDNDKHQTLIVVIGESTTKLHMGLYGYYRNTSPNLKALGKQIISFNDVISPHSHTIESLEKVLTFGSTDNPNDKEKGTVIQLAQAAGYKTYWISNQNPIGAYETLLTMIAKTADQSYFINMGSTTEQKNYYKESYDEKLFPFIDKALSEPEPKKIIFVHLYGTHALYSARYPAKYNIFTDQPHTKYPSERATDAINTYDNAVLYNDFVISHIINMLKEQGKGSDQQLIYFSDHGEEVFQSMNFEGHTESIGTYPMFQIPFIYWTNQQNRLNAFEPYRDRSYMIDNLIYSIADLLNIKFSGRDDHKSLFSPQYEPRKRIVKHNIDFDKEIKP, translated from the coding sequence ATGTCTTTCCTCATTAAATACAGTTATATATTTCTGCTCTACCCTATTTTTATTTTATGGTATGTGGTTACTCAGGATACATCCGCGTATTTCTTACCTGAAAGGTTAATTTTTCTGCATCTCCTACTCTATTCCATTGCATTTTTTCTTCCGTTTAGAGCAGTCAAGTTTGTTTATATACTCATTATTTATTTGTTGAACCTGACCCTGATTTTCTTTGAGGCAGGATATATGTATTTATATAAAGACGAACTGACATCTTCAGTAATATTTATCCTATTGGAGACCAATGTGTCAGAAGCCCGAGAATATCTTCACGTCTATTTTACGTCACCCGTTATTCGTCTCCTATTGATTTTCTTAATCCCATCGATTATGATTCTATGGTCGGTGAACAGAGCCATATACCGCTTTTCTGCTAAATCATACGCCTATGATATCGTTCAGTTAACTAAGAAATCCGGGCAACTATTAAAATGGGGTATCACAATTAAACATTCGATATTTTCGTCTATATCTGTCTATTTTCAAAACATAGCCAAGCATATTGTCTCACATGGTATTTTTTATAAATGGACAATTGCTTTTACAGTCTTCGTATCCGCACTGTTTATTTATATTAAAGCTGAGCATTTCAAACATCATATTCTTTATGCAATGGAAGACGGGTATGAACAATACAAGCAAGAGATTCAGAAATACAAGAATTTTTTAAATAATTCCCAAAACAGTCCTTACATAAAGTCAGTCAAGAAAGAGGATAATGACAAACACCAGACACTCATTGTTGTAATAGGTGAATCGACCACCAAACTTCACATGGGCTTATATGGATACTACCGTAACACAAGCCCGAATCTCAAAGCACTTGGCAAACAAATCATTAGTTTTAATGATGTAATAAGCCCGCATTCACATACTATAGAATCTTTAGAAAAAGTGCTGACCTTTGGTTCCACAGACAATCCAAATGACAAAGAAAAAGGAACAGTAATACAATTAGCACAAGCGGCAGGATATAAAACATATTGGATTTCCAACCAAAACCCCATTGGCGCATACGAAACACTTCTCACCATGATAGCAAAAACTGCCGATCAGAGCTATTTCATAAATATGGGCAGCACTACCGAGCAGAAAAACTATTATAAAGAATCTTATGATGAAAAACTCTTTCCATTCATAGATAAGGCACTGAGCGAACCGGAACCTAAGAAAATTATTTTCGTTCACCTTTATGGAACTCATGCACTTTATAGTGCAAGATATCCCGCAAAGTATAATATTTTCACAGATCAACCGCACACCAAGTATCCGTCAGAGCGTGCTACAGACGCCATTAATACTTATGACAATGCAGTACTTTACAATGACTTTGTAATAAGCCATATTATTAATATGCTAAAAGAACAAGGGAAGGGCAGCGATCAACAGTTAATCTATTTTTCAGACCATGGAGAAGAAGTCTTTCAATCCATGAATTTTGAGGGACATACTGAATCTATCGGAACTTATCCAATGTTTCAAATCCCTTTTATTTATTGGACCAATCAACAAAATAGACTGAATGCATTTGAGCCATATCGAGATAGAAGTTATATGATAGATAACCTAATATATTCTATTGCAGATTTATTGAACATTAAGTTTAGTGGTCGAGACGACCACAAAAGTCTTTTTAGTCCGCAATATGAACCTCGTAAACGTATAGTGAAACACAACATTGATTTCGATAAAGAGATAAAGCCATGA
- a CDS encoding T9SS type A sorting domain-containing protein, whose protein sequence is MKKHILTITTIVVLNIMIFCFHNAEAQVSSDIRLYYSDSLQFKTEGKTLVNPFIGGFNLPVFSQVDLNNDGKPDIVVFDRSGGVTLTFINTGIANNYNYEYAPQFEYLFNDINTNAFILFRDFNQDGKPDLFTLEGGSNRFRVYMNTTQASDSIIRLRKMGDIYHLHNTGSSLILGGRLADLPIIDDLDQDGDLDYVKYDDSYNTLVLYINEQVEKGLPNDTFAFKLGDLCFGGFRETFGDVNGIILSCNRIYFPNYRREDVDRRHGGGSSLLSIDLDNDGDKELIMGNSSFENLIMLKNGKKELGINYDTMIAYSPYFPNNDGDEAKFKYMPALYHFDVDGDGEKDIIASTYFMTDPKYGTHPIFSDNTWFLKNEGSDEAPYFRIKSKNFLTQESIDLGANVSPVFWDINKDGLIDLLVAVEPDTVKEPSINYTRLYRYNNIGTSQLPVYELVDTDFADFSSFKQMGVTIAIGDMDNDGLEDMVVGNIEGKILFFKNTSLNDSVNNPTFLLKTNNLLGESVGSYAAPAIFDYSQDGKPDLVIGKYDGYFAYYKNTSTGSDPLFTKITDKLGNARSNLYLSDPPIYDAIGMSAPLFYDFEGDGKPELISGSNSGHLKMWYISYDPFYTFPEITNFYGLVNANSDTAWGVRLGANSKIAIAKLRDSSTADVLIGTNRGGFKFLSSRAEIKKLNIQDVPATTYKLNVYPNPNKGEFMIEIPVALSERVLKISIHDYTGRVVKTLNFNKYTDNIVKMEVSEGIYIGTISDQTGMILGTCKIIIAD, encoded by the coding sequence ATGAAAAAGCATATATTAACAATTACCACAATAGTAGTGCTAAATATCATGATATTTTGCTTTCATAATGCAGAAGCCCAAGTTAGCAGCGATATAAGACTCTACTATTCTGATTCATTACAATTCAAAACTGAAGGAAAGACCTTAGTTAACCCATTTATTGGAGGATTTAACCTACCGGTGTTCAGTCAGGTTGACCTCAACAATGACGGCAAACCCGACATAGTTGTCTTTGACCGTTCGGGAGGTGTAACATTAACCTTTATCAACACAGGTATTGCGAACAACTACAATTACGAATACGCGCCTCAATTTGAATATTTGTTTAATGATATTAATACCAACGCTTTTATACTTTTCAGAGACTTCAACCAAGACGGTAAACCTGACTTATTTACATTGGAGGGAGGTTCCAACAGATTCAGGGTGTATATGAATACAACCCAAGCTTCTGATTCAATTATCAGACTTAGAAAAATGGGTGATATTTACCACCTACATAATACAGGGTCTTCACTCATTTTGGGAGGTCGTTTAGCCGATTTGCCCATAATAGATGATTTAGATCAAGACGGAGATTTGGATTACGTCAAGTATGATGACTCTTATAACACACTTGTACTGTATATAAATGAGCAAGTTGAGAAAGGTTTACCAAACGACACCTTTGCCTTCAAATTAGGCGATTTATGCTTTGGCGGCTTTCGTGAAACCTTTGGCGATGTAAACGGGATTATCTTAAGTTGTAATCGTATCTATTTCCCAAACTATCGCAGAGAAGACGTGGATAGAAGACATGGCGGAGGCAGCTCACTACTGTCAATAGATTTGGACAATGACGGGGACAAAGAACTCATTATGGGAAATTCCTCTTTTGAGAATCTTATCATGTTGAAAAATGGCAAAAAGGAATTGGGCATAAACTACGATACCATGATTGCTTATTCACCATATTTCCCTAATAATGACGGAGATGAAGCAAAATTCAAATACATGCCGGCACTCTACCATTTTGATGTAGATGGGGATGGGGAAAAAGACATTATTGCATCAACCTATTTTATGACCGACCCTAAATATGGTACACATCCTATTTTTTCGGACAATACATGGTTCCTTAAAAATGAAGGTAGCGATGAAGCTCCTTATTTTAGAATTAAAAGCAAAAATTTTCTTACCCAAGAGTCCATTGACTTAGGTGCAAATGTCAGCCCTGTTTTCTGGGATATTAACAAAGACGGGCTGATTGACTTGTTGGTTGCAGTTGAGCCAGATACCGTTAAGGAACCTTCCATTAATTATACTCGACTATATAGATACAACAATATTGGAACTTCACAACTTCCTGTGTATGAATTAGTAGATACAGATTTTGCAGATTTCAGCAGTTTTAAACAAATGGGAGTTACCATTGCCATTGGAGATATGGATAATGACGGACTTGAAGACATGGTGGTAGGAAATATCGAAGGCAAAATACTGTTCTTCAAGAATACATCCCTCAACGACTCAGTAAACAACCCTACTTTTTTACTTAAAACTAACAACCTTCTAGGCGAATCTGTTGGCAGTTATGCCGCACCGGCTATTTTTGATTACAGTCAAGATGGCAAACCGGATTTAGTTATTGGAAAATATGACGGTTATTTTGCATATTACAAAAACACTTCTACCGGCTCAGACCCTTTATTCACAAAGATTACAGACAAATTGGGTAATGCACGTTCAAATTTATATCTATCAGACCCGCCCATATATGATGCAATCGGCATGTCTGCTCCATTGTTTTATGATTTTGAAGGTGATGGAAAACCCGAGTTAATTTCCGGTTCAAACTCCGGTCATCTAAAAATGTGGTATATTTCGTATGACCCATTCTATACTTTCCCTGAAATCACTAACTTTTACGGATTAGTCAATGCCAATAGTGACACTGCATGGGGTGTAAGATTAGGTGCTAATTCTAAAATTGCAATTGCCAAGCTCAGAGACAGTTCGACAGCTGATGTACTGATTGGTACAAATAGAGGTGGGTTTAAGTTTTTGAGTTCAAGAGCAGAAATTAAAAAACTCAATATACAAGATGTACCTGCCACAACATATAAGTTGAACGTATATCCCAATCCTAACAAAGGCGAATTCATGATAGAAATCCCTGTTGCATTATCCGAACGCGTTTTAAAAATCAGCATTCATGATTACACCGGACGTGTGGTAAAAACGCTAAATTTCAATAAATACACTGACAATATTGTAAAAATGGAAGTATCCGAGGGGATTTACATTGGCACGATTAGCGACCAAACCGGAATGATTTTGGGTACATGCAAAATTATAATTGCCGACTAA
- a CDS encoding peptidylprolyl isomerase has product MAKLKSILKGLLVLTLWLASTHNMKGQNNPRQLADFILAVVGDQVVLRSEFDAEVQQIAQDGTVVTEEMKCVIFEELLKRKLMIHQAEIDSIPVSDEQVEDELNRRLGYFAAQMGGEKKLEEYLGKSLTEYKKEMRPKMRAQLLSRSMEAKITGDLKVSPSEVREYFNKIPKDSIPLIKAEFEIGQIVIKPQASDLAREYALESIKKIREDIVLRGADFAKMARNFSEDRYSAERGGSLGEFGRGDMVPEFERAAFKLQKDSISPIIETKFGFHIIKLIERRGERVICLHILVRPKVTSYDIQDAIKLSDSIRNAFIEDPSSFCELATKFSEDDDTRRTCGMFNDPQTGSTKISIEYIDNQMSNVISKLKPGQISQSEVIDLPDGTKGIRLFYLKSEIMPHRANLNDDYPKIQFTALEQKREEVMQQWVMKKIKTMYVDINDEYLKCDFIDKWNNKDRKEQ; this is encoded by the coding sequence ATGGCTAAACTGAAAAGTATATTAAAGGGGCTGTTAGTGCTAACACTATGGCTTGCATCTACACACAACATGAAGGGACAAAACAACCCGAGACAACTCGCTGACTTCATATTGGCTGTTGTTGGAGATCAGGTAGTGCTCAGGAGCGAATTTGATGCTGAGGTTCAACAAATAGCGCAAGATGGGACTGTTGTTACCGAAGAAATGAAATGTGTCATTTTTGAAGAACTTCTCAAACGAAAACTTATGATTCATCAAGCGGAAATAGATAGTATCCCTGTATCTGATGAACAAGTAGAGGATGAATTAAATCGCAGGCTCGGATATTTTGCAGCTCAGATGGGTGGAGAAAAAAAGTTGGAGGAATATCTGGGCAAATCGCTGACAGAATACAAAAAGGAGATGAGACCGAAGATGAGAGCACAGTTGCTTTCGCGCTCTATGGAAGCTAAGATAACCGGAGACTTAAAAGTGAGTCCGAGTGAGGTTAGAGAATATTTTAACAAAATACCCAAAGACAGTATTCCGCTTATCAAAGCTGAATTTGAGATAGGACAAATCGTTATCAAACCGCAAGCATCTGATTTAGCGCGTGAATATGCACTGGAATCCATCAAAAAAATACGCGAGGATATTGTTCTGCGTGGTGCCGATTTTGCTAAAATGGCGCGTAATTTCAGTGAGGATAGATATTCTGCCGAAAGAGGCGGAAGTTTAGGCGAATTTGGAAGAGGAGACATGGTGCCGGAATTTGAAAGGGCTGCATTTAAACTGCAAAAAGACAGTATTTCTCCTATTATTGAAACCAAGTTTGGATTCCATATCATTAAACTTATTGAAAGACGTGGTGAAAGAGTAATATGTCTGCATATTTTGGTTAGACCCAAAGTAACTTCTTATGATATTCAAGATGCAATAAAACTTTCAGACAGTATCAGGAACGCTTTTATTGAGGACCCTTCAAGTTTTTGTGAATTAGCTACTAAATTTTCGGAAGATGATGATACCAGAAGAACATGCGGAATGTTTAATGACCCGCAAACCGGTTCAACAAAAATTTCAATTGAATATATTGACAATCAAATGTCTAACGTTATATCAAAGTTAAAGCCGGGACAAATCTCTCAGTCAGAAGTGATAGATCTTCCGGATGGAACAAAAGGCATTAGACTATTTTATCTGAAAAGTGAAATAATGCCACATCGTGCTAATCTGAACGATGATTACCCTAAGATTCAATTTACAGCTCTCGAACAAAAACGCGAAGAAGTAATGCAACAATGGGTAATGAAAAAAATCAAGACTATGTATGTTGATATCAATGACGAATATCTGAAATGTGATTTTATTGATAAGTGGAATAATAAAGATAGAAAAGAACAATGA
- a CDS encoding MoxR family ATPase — MTNKVELVQEFGETIQSLKQEIGKIIVGQEQVVEAVLTSIFSNGHCLLVGVPGLAKTLLIKTIAESLDLSFNRIQFTPDLMPSDITGSEILDESRVFKYIQGPVFANIVLADEINRTPPKTQAALLEAMQEKNVTAAGKTYALPLPFFVLATQNPIEQEGTYPLPEAQLDRFMFNIILDYPSFDEEIRIIKETTSDLKVQVNKIANAERILAFQSLVRQVPIADNVVEYAVALVAKTRPGNTKAPDFVKEYVSFGAGPRAGQYLVLGAKCHALMKGRISPDVEDVQAVAFNVLRHRIVKNYKAEAEGVSVEDIIRRLF, encoded by the coding sequence ATGACAAACAAGGTGGAGTTAGTACAAGAGTTTGGTGAGACAATACAAAGTCTAAAACAAGAAATTGGGAAAATTATAGTTGGACAAGAACAAGTTGTTGAGGCAGTTTTAACTTCTATCTTCAGCAACGGACATTGCTTATTAGTAGGAGTGCCGGGTTTAGCTAAAACATTGCTCATAAAAACAATTGCAGAATCATTGGATTTAAGCTTTAATCGTATTCAGTTTACGCCTGATCTTATGCCTTCGGATATTACAGGTTCGGAAATATTGGATGAAAGCCGGGTGTTTAAGTATATACAAGGACCTGTTTTTGCTAATATAGTCCTTGCTGATGAAATAAATAGAACACCGCCCAAAACCCAAGCAGCTTTGTTGGAAGCTATGCAGGAAAAGAATGTAACTGCTGCAGGAAAAACCTATGCTTTGCCTTTGCCATTTTTTGTTCTTGCAACACAGAATCCCATTGAACAAGAAGGTACTTATCCATTGCCGGAAGCACAGCTTGATAGGTTTATGTTCAATATTATTTTGGACTATCCGTCTTTTGATGAAGAGATTAGAATTATCAAAGAAACTACATCTGACTTGAAAGTACAGGTCAATAAAATTGCAAATGCAGAACGGATTTTAGCTTTTCAATCTCTTGTAAGACAGGTTCCGATTGCGGATAATGTAGTTGAATATGCAGTTGCATTAGTTGCCAAAACCAGACCCGGTAATACTAAGGCACCTGATTTTGTCAAAGAGTATGTTTCCTTTGGTGCAGGTCCAAGAGCCGGACAATACTTAGTTTTGGGTGCCAAATGTCATGCTTTGATGAAGGGTAGAATTTCGCCAGACGTGGAGGATGTCCAAGCGGTTGCCTTCAATGTACTTAGACATAGAATAGTGAAGAATTACAAAGCTGAAGCTGAAGGGGTGTCTGTTGAAGACATTATCAGAAGGTTGTTCTGA